One region of Gorilla gorilla gorilla isolate KB3781 chromosome 15, NHGRI_mGorGor1-v2.1_pri, whole genome shotgun sequence genomic DNA includes:
- the CLEC14A gene encoding C-type lectin domain family 14 member A — protein MRPAFALCLLWQALWPGPGGGEHPTADRAGCSASGACYSLHHATMKRQAAEEACILRGGALSTVRAGAELRAVLALLRAGPGPGGGSKDLLFWVALERRRSHCTLENEPLRGFSWLSSDPGGLESDTLQWVEEPQRSCTARRCAVLQATGGVEPAGWKEMRCHLRANGYLCKYQFEVLCPAPRPGAASNLSYRAPFQLHSAALDFSPPGTEVSALCRGQLPISVTCIADEIGARWDKLSGDVLCPCPGRYLRAGKCAELPNCLDDLGGFACECATGFELGKDGRSCVTSGEGQPTLGGTRVPTRRPSATATSPVPQRTWPIRVDEKLGEIPLVPEQDNSVTSIPEIPRWGSQSTMSTLQMSLQAESKATVTPSGSVISKFNSTTSSATPQAFDSSSAVVFIFVSTAVVVLVILTMTVLGLVKLCFHESPSSQPRKESMGPPGLESDPEPAVLGSSSAHCTNNGVKVGDCDLRDRAEGALLAESSLGSSDA, from the coding sequence ATGAGGCCGGCGTTCGCCCTGTGCCTCCTCTGGCAGGCGCTCTGGCCCGGGCCGGGCGGCGGCGAACACCCCACTGCCGACCGTGCTGGCTGCTCGGCCTCGGGGGCCTGCTACAGCCTGCACCACGCTACCATGAAGCGGCAGGCGGCCGAGGAGGCCTGCATCCTGCGAGGTGGGGCGCTCAGCACCGTGCGTGCGGGCGCCGAGCTGCGCGCTGTGCTCGCGCTCCTGCGGGCAGGCCCAGGGCCCGGAGGGGGCTCCAAAGACCTGCTGTTCTGGGTCGCACTGGAGCGCAGGCGTTCCCACTGCACCCTGGAGAACGAGCCTTTGCGGGGTTTCTCCTGGCTGTCCTCCGACCCCGGCGGTCTCGAAAGCGACACGCTGCAGTGGGTGGAGGAGCCCCAACGCTCCTGCACCGCGCGGAGATGCGCGGTACTCCAGGCCACCGGTGGGGTCGAGCCCGCAGGCTGGAAGGAGATGCGATGCCACCTGCGCGCCAACGGCTACCTGTGCAAGTACCAGTTTGAGGTCTTGTGTCCTGCGCCGCGCCCCGGGGCCGCCTCTAACTTGAGCTATCGCGCGCCCTTCCAGCTGCACAGCGCCGCTCTGGACTTCAGTCCACCTGGGACCGAGGTGAGTGCGCTCTGCCGGGGACAGCTCCCGATCTCAGTTACTTGCATCGCGGACGAAATCGGCGCTCGCTGGGACAAACTCTCGGGCGATGTGTTGTGTCCCTGCCCCGGGAGGTACCTCCGTGCTGGCAAATGCGCAGAGCTCCCTAACTGCCTAGACGACTTAGGAGGCTTTGCCTGCGAATGTGCTACGGGCTTCGAGCTGGGGAAGGACGGCCGCTCTTGTGTGACCAGTGGGGAAGGACAGCCGACCCTTGGGGGGACCAGGGTGCCCACCAGGCGCCCGTCGGCCACTGCAACCAGCCCCGTGCCGCAGAGAACATGGCCAATCAGGGTCGACGAGAAGCTGGGAGAGATACCACTTGTCCCTGAACAAGACAATTCAGTAACATCTATTCCTGAGATTCCTCGATGGGGATCACAGAGCACGATGTCTACCCTTCAAATGTCCCTTCAAGCCGAGTCAAAGGCCACTGTCACCCCATCAGGGAGCGTGATTTCCAAGTTTAATTCTACGACTTCCTCTGCCACTCCTCAGGCTTTCGACTCCTCCTCTGCTGTGGTCTTCATATTTGTGAGCACAGCAGTAGTAGTGTTGGTGATCTTGACCATGACAGTACTGGGGCTTGTCAAGCTCTGCTTTCACGAAAGCCCCTCTTCCCAGCCAAGGAAGGAGTCTATGGGCCCGCCGGGCCTGGAGAGTGATCCTGAGCCCGCTGTTTTGGGCTCCAGTTCTGCACATTGCACAAATAATGGGGTGAAAGTCGGGGACTGTGATCTGCGGGACAGAGCAGAGGGTGCCTTGCTGGCGGAGTCCTCTCTTGGCTCTAGTGATGCATAG